The proteins below are encoded in one region of Silene latifolia isolate original U9 population chromosome 2, ASM4854445v1, whole genome shotgun sequence:
- the LOC141643625 gene encoding transcription factor bHLH25-like isoform X2 → MSSPTSYDDWFAELENMDDDPVLLQEFVGDCLVDYQPENTAGLLEDPELQSYTLSAGSECYSPTAQATVVPQQQQPTEYLSGPSNDDISQKRPRRATTKTTKRPRREPDECHSHIMAERQRRQNLSQRFIALSALIPGLKKMDKTSVLGEAITHMKELKEKMKILEEENARRAADSVVVVKKSNECHSSSTSQSSRTSCLTNDDQLPEIETRFVNKTVVIKIHCQMQTGVLPKIMNHIENLNLLVTTSNCMSFNNTTLDINILSEMEPDFDMRPEEVVANLRSIF, encoded by the exons GAAAACATGGATGATGATCCAGTGCTATTACAAGAGTTCGTAGGAGACTGTTTAGTGGACTATCAACCCGAAAACACGGCGGGTCTTCTGGAGGATCCGGAGCTCCAGAGCTACACTCTTTCAGCAGGCTCAGAATGCTACTCACCAACAGCTCAAGCAACAGTAGTCCCTCAACAACAGCAGCCTACTGAATACTTATCCGGTCCCAGCAACGATGATATAAGCCAGAAGCGTCCACGTCGTGCGACAACGAAAACGACTAAGCGACCTCGTAGGGAGCCTGATGAATGTCATAGCCATATCATGGCTGAACGTCAACGTCGTCAGAACCTTAGTCAGCGCTTTATTGCTTTATCTGCTCTTATCCCTGGCCTTAAAAAG ATGGATAAAACCTCGGTTCTTGGTGAAGCTATAACTCACATGAAAGAACTCAAGGAAAAAATGAAAATCCTAGAGGAGGAAAATGCTAGAAGGGCGGCTGATTCGGTGGTGGTggtaaagaaatcaaatgagtgCCACTCGTCGTCGACTAGCCAGAGCAGTCGAACTAGTTGTCTAACCAATGATGACCAACTCCCTGAGATCGAAACTCGATTTGTCAACAAAACTGTGGTGATTAAGATACATTGTCAAATGCAAACTGGTGTTCTCCCTAAGATTATGAATCATATTGAAAATCTCAATCTGTTAGTGACCACCAGTAATTGCATGTCTTTCAACAATACTACTCTTGATATAAACATCTTGAGTGAG ATGGAACCGGATTTTGACATGAGGCCCGAAGAAGTTGTTGCAAATCTACGTTCAATCTTCTGA